The Vitis riparia cultivar Riparia Gloire de Montpellier isolate 1030 chromosome 3, EGFV_Vit.rip_1.0, whole genome shotgun sequence genome segment aatctagaatccagcaCTCTTATCTGCTATCCGGGAATTTAGCCTCATAGTTCTGGGGCAGCTGCATATccaaacaattttaaaactaGTTAGCATTTGAATGctgaaaaatttaaagttataaatttgAATAAGCAGCATGAGTACCATGAATGTTGCAGTGATCATCTTCCCAGCAAACCATCTACCATGTAGGGCACGTTGTGCACTTATTGCAGCTTGTGTGTTATCAAATCGCAAGAATACAAAACCAGCACTATTCCTGTAAACCAAATAAAATGATAAGCCACAATAGTTGAGCAGCAGAAACAGCATCTTTGAATTGTCTCCAGTCCCATGTGTCAACATAGTTGTATCACAGAAAATTCAGACTCCACTGAAGAAAATGCAGGTACgattaggttatgtttggttctttgaAAGTAcagagaaagtgaaaaaaaaatggaaaggaaaatgaatttttttatatttggatgtCATGGAAAaggtgaggaaaaaaaaagctaaggaaaagagaagggaaaatgCTAAGAGATTTTCCTCCCCATATTACTTAGATAACGTTTGGGGAAAGTACATTCCtcaacaatttaattttctttacctCAGCTTTTCCTCCATAGACATCCaaacaaaggaaaaattataaattttccttacctttttcttttattataaattttctctctattttctttaccTCAAACTTTCCAGGAACAAAACATAACCATAACATTTAATCAAAGGAAGGAATGCTTAAAAAGGTTACCAAATGGAAGAGAAAATGCAGCAAATGgaactcaaggttctagatgtcATAAGGTCTTAGATGTAATACCAGAAAATTAAGCATGGGATATAAAATCACCACATAGGGCTCCCACAAGGAAAAATTATACAGTAAGAATTTGAAGTCTGGTTCTATTTTGCTTGCTCACATGGCAACATAGCAGCAGTAAGCAACTTctctataaaagaaattttacaatttcttttttctgctTGCAAATGTTATAGCAGTTAGTGCCCAAACTGGGAATCCACTGGTGTGAGTTGGCTTAGAAAAGGATGAGGTGTCAAGTAAACTGGAAAAATCAGGAAACTGATCCATATATAGGAAAAGTTTACATATAACATATGATAAcaaaagaaatcagaatttctTTTGGTATCCATTGGCACAAAGCTTCCGATCATTCACTGCATACCAAATCCCATCTATCTCATAAACCCGAGCTAAAACGCCAAAAATAAGAATCTGAAAAGTACTAAACTTACTTGTCTACATAGATATGCTTCACTGTTCCAAACTTAGAGCATTCATCTTGAACATCTTCTTTAATGTCCAGATCAAAATCTGGCTCCGTCTGCAAAAGCTCATACATTTTAAGGATAACAAGCAATACCAGCAGAAAAAGGAAACTTCAAATAGATGCACAATACCAACCTCTAATTTGGGATCAAACATATTCTTTAACATCAAACATTCGCTGGGGACACCAATAGTGTCAATGGAAGGAACAGTAACAGCTGGAACTTGAAGACCAGCACCTGGCAATCCTGCAAGTCCAGGAACCGGGGCCTGTACAAGAGGAGCAACAAGAGGCGACACTACAGGTGCAGCACCAAGAATAGGGGCTGTTGATAGAGGAAGGCCAGGGTTATTAAGCACAGGGGAGCCAAGTGAACCAGCAATGCTGCAGAAAATGGAAGTAGATGTAAGAGAAACTAAATCAAAttctttacttaaaaaaaaaaaaaaaaaagaaaaactgaaaTACAAATACAAGCTGGGCAAGATGCAGACCCTGGAGTGGTGCCACTGCGATCCAACTTCTGCATGAGAATTGCTCTAGAACGAGCATTCAGGGActgaaatcattaaaaatatatgttacaTCAGCAGATTAAATTGCTAGTTATCAAGATGAGCATAGTAAATCCTAACAAGAAATTCAGGAAAAGTAGAAACTAGTTGTTAATTGATATACAAAAGAGACAACAGAAcagaagatataaaaaaaagaacatgaATGAAAAAGGTGTGTGAACCtatgcatgatatatatatatagcaaacAAAATTTATGCTACACATTTCCTTACAGTGTGAAATCATCTTTTTCAATTGTTTCTACCCAGTTGTATTTTCAAAACACCCAACTGCAGAGCACCAAATACACTGAAATAAAGAGAACAGAGATCTGCCACTCAGGTGATATTATTAAAGGAGGAATTAACAGAAATTTCACGtgaaatttgtattataaaTTCTTTCTTGAATTGATGTAATCAGAACCAGAACCCACAGGCAACTCCTCCATCTCTCACATTTCCAGTCATGCCATAAAAATAACCGTGTGGATAATCAAGATAAAACGTGTACATGTAGAAACAGCATCTAGTGCAGCACACCACACATCCTTAGGACAAGGAGGCATTGAGACAAGAGCTTCTATTTTCTCACTTCGAAGCTTGATCTTAAATATTCCATTACACAAAACCATGCCCATTGCCTAGAGCAATTGCAAGTCATAAACACTAGATATTTGCAGCACTTACGACTGATTTTTACTCATGGAATCAAATTGTGAATGCTGACAAATAATATGAGACATTTAACCATTTGTGATGAGTAAATGCTGACAACAGTCTTAGACTTTCTAGCTAAATGGAAATGTTGTACTAATTGCCAAACAATACTTGGAGCACTaccactttttttctttttctttttatcattaaattgCTTTGGCTAGATTAGCCAAGAGCAATCCAGACAGATTGAACAGACAATGACATCAAAACATGACCTCACTGAGTTACAAAACATACTTCAACCttcttatatataattggaTAAAAGAGGCATTACTCACCAAACCACCACCTTCATCATCGTCAAAATCACCTGCATTTGCACCAATATCTTGCAATCCTGCTTGATCAGTAACCACTGAAACCTAAACAGAACCCAAAAAGAGAACAGATATAAAACAATCTTCTAGGATATGATATCCCTGAGAAGGATTTTTAATACAATCAACATTAAGGAAGGTGTACCCTATACACCATGCATGCATGTGGGAATGACAGAAGAATACAACCTAGaataaaagagaacaaaatgtCAGATATGGGAATTGGACTAAACATTTCAACTGCATTGTAAGTTAGATTTTAAATATCCATCTTGGTGACAGCATTGGTGGACCTCATTAAAAAATAAGGCTGTAAACATACTAAGAAGCCTGGAAATAACTTAGGTCCAGCAGCTTGTTAAGAAGCTTCTTGTTCCCTCATTAGCCAAGCCCAAGCTTTTGAGCTTGAACGCAGACAGGTATATACTTGAGCAACCCCAAGCATGGGCTTCACCAATTAGGAAGAAAGAAGCTTCCTAAAAGTTGGACTTGATTAGGCCCATCAACGCCAAGGCAATGTGCCCTATggttaaaagttttttttttaaaaaaaaaaagacctatCAAAAACATACtcaaaagaaataatgaaataagCAACAAATAATAATTGCCAATAAGAGATGATGAAGAATTGAGTAGACTTTCAGAACATGCTGGGATCAGAAAATTTGCATCTCAATGActtccaccaaaaaaaaaagaataatgaaattattttgatttacaaGTTCATTTAACCCTGTGAAGACCCTTGAGGTCCACTAAACATAACAGCTGAAGCTTGAACGTGTTAGCTGAGCTCACTATCAAAATCTAGATATAGCCAAATTTTTTGGCTTGACTCAGTTTATTGGCCTATTACCATATTCCAATGGGTTCCACAAGAAAAAACCTAGTTTCTATATTGTTAGTGTCATGCCATCCCACAGCTATATAACCTAATACACCAATGGCACTAGAGATATCACGGTAtcacccttttccttttttccctaTCTTTACAAAGGTATCATCCAGTACCTAAACAACTTATCTGAACAATGCTTTCACTTGATTCATGTATCAAACGATAAACCCACATCAGATCACATGGACACTGATGTATATTAGGCACTTTGTCCCAGTATCAGCCAATacttagaattttctttttttcttgataggcAAAGATAGAACATACTAAAAGTGCCTAACGGAAGGGCATGTACAGGCATATACGTTGTCTACAAAGGGGCCGAAAGGCCAAACAATGCTGCAGAAAgcacaaaaaacaactccttCACCTTACTTAGAGCTCAGCCAATCGATGAAGTCCACAACATGGACAAAGAACTATCAGCCATGTACATTCTAATCCACCACCAAAAAATATACATGATCCATATAAATCTACCCATGTCTTTTCTGATTACATATGTTACTAATGCATGTTCTAACtgaaaaaacagagcaaggatCTTATTTTTTCACTGAAAAAAAGttcaatagttttaaaaaatttaatccttGTGGGTTGATATTTAACAGGGATGAGAATTTTGaccataaaatttatgaataagcATGGGGACATGCATGGGAAAGAATAATAGTGGAGTTACCTTGATTGTCCGCCCAGCAATGTCCAATTGTCCATTTAAACTTTGTGCAGCTCTAGCATCTTCTAGACGTGCAAACTGCAAGAGACCAACTTATTTACATGAGCCTACAATTTTAATTGGATTTCcacttaaaaaacaatataaaagcCTTCTTGGGCCACTTCCTAAAGCATAACATGTTAACATCATACTCACCTGCACAAAACCAAAACCTTTGCAATGTCCAGTCTCCAGATCAGTAGGCAGTTGCACAAGTTCTACAGTACCAAACGGTTCAAATACCTGCATATTCCACATCATGTTAACTGATCCATGTCCATGGAAAAAGAACAAAGTCTAGAATTCCAAGAAGAAATACAATACTTTATCCTCCTAACAAGAATTCTAAGGCTCGTGGTAATTACAACAACAAAAAGTTGACAGAAAGCAATGAGCTTGTTTTAAAAATCCTGTGTAAAGTGTAGACCTTTTCATAAGATAtctaaaatgtataaaaatttcTCATAATTGATAAACAAGATAAATTCATGAAACAAATCAACCAAGTCCATAAGTCACAGGCTTGGTCAGGGTCACCCATGCAAGATCACCCATTGCCATAGCCACAAGAAAGACTCCAGTCCCAACAATTGTTTGTAGTAAATTCTGCATCCCTCAGTGTCATATAGCAATGTAAAATGGAAACTTGTGTAGAGGACCTCTGTCCATGTTGGGAATTATATTTAATACAACACTCAGGCTTGTTGGACACATCTCAAACACTTCtgtaattttaaaacatttttcccACACTATACCAGGGCACACACAGGATCAAACACTGGGTGGACACATTAAAATATGACTACTTTGCTTCAATGAAGCAAATGAAAGATAATGATAAGTATATATAGCATTAATATATACACTATTGCATAACTTCTTCCTATTATAAAATTGCTAGTGCAAAAACATAGgttaatcaaatatatttattcattacATCTAGTCTATGTGTATGTATTGCCATGTGCTAGCCACATCCATGCCCTTGTTTCAGGATTTCCCATTTCCATGCATTTCTATCATGCTGAACTCATGTCAATCGCAAAAATCAACAGatccattatttttcattgtagaTGGAGAGATTAAAAATCCTTGCCTGGCGAAGTTGATCTTCTGTAATGTTGAAATGCAAATTCCCAACATACAGCCTTCTAGCCCCCCCTGAATAGGGCCCTATAAGCCCTCCAGGTCCACCAGCTGCAGCTGTAGTTGACTGAACCAGATTCTTTTCAGCTTCTGATGGCTTGACCATCACCGGTTGACCAAGGAGAGGCTGACCAGAGAGTGCTATTGCCATGGGAACTGACATTGCATCATAAAATTCAATGTATCTGAGGAGAAAGCTATATTAGGACCAGAATATTATCAAGGAAAAGAATGTAAAGAATGATCACACTGGCGACAATATTCACTAAAGAGCATCAGCAACCAAGACTTCAAACCAAGCATGGCTGGCCCCTCCCCCCAAAACCGcaaatatgtgtgtgtgtatcaGGCCAACagtttaaatcatttaattacAAGGTATGCAAGTAACCAAACATTTATTACAAGATGATTATCTTAGCAAATTGTACAAAGAAACTTACCCAACTCCCTTGGAACGTCTTGAATTGCGGTCCATAATAAGCCTCACATCTCGTACCTGAACTTTGTGATTGAAAGGTGTTagcaaaattaatgaaaaatcataGTAAGTTTTGGAGGGGGGGGAAACAAAAAGAATCAGCTTGCAGAAAAATGATCCTCCATGAAAGGTACTATATCATCATTGCAATTGCACCAGAACAGGCAGGTTGGACATGCACCCAGGCATAAGTACACATGCATGCATGTTCATGCGAAACAAATTGCATGAAAAGTTGATATGATCTAGAAAATATACAATTGAAAAATCAGCCAAAATTCCTGTTCTCAGCTTTGATCTGACAACAAGAAAACACTTCAGTGGTTTCAAGGAATGTACATGATTCGTCTCTTCAGAGTTGAACAGCACCAACAAGCTGAATGCATCACAACACATATTTTGTTTGAACATATTCCCAAGGTCTTTTAAAAAACTAGTTTGCAACCTTGTCTTCCTTTCTTTGCCATTATTCAGCCTCATCTCATATAGTAAAGCTCCAACGAGAAAAAGAGTTCTCTACCCCATTTTTCttacccaaaaataaaattaaaaataaacacaatatAAGCTCTTTCAACTATGATGTTTATAAATGATGCTCCTTCAACTCTCATTAGCTTCTATGATTGGTTGGGATCTTGTTGAGGGAGAGTGGCGTTGTTTTAGCCATTCCTATATTGTAGCTATGGCTTTTGGTGCTGCCGCTTGGCGGTTGGTGTAAATGatttgtataccttgagtcacTCTTTTGGCAGCCCTTTTTAAGATATTTAcctttttatctataaaaaaaatcaaaaggagATCCAAAGCAACcttcaaatccaaattttataACATCCCTAGGGAAATATGACTTCTAAATCATAGATACTACTTTGCAAATACCTTTATTAGCTAAAAAATCTGTTGTTCTATTCGCTTCCCTATAACTATGAtaacatttataaatatttaactcTTGAGTTAACTTCCAAAGACCCCCAGTTAATATCTTACTAGAATTGGGAATGTTATCCTTTCTATCATAGCAATCTATCACTATTTTATAATCACCTTGAATCTCCAGATTAAGGGATCCATTGTTTCTAGTGGTAGCATCTCATCTCTTGAAGTCATACATTCTACAACAGTTATTGATGCACTGCCTAGATGCCCATTTGCAGTTACTTTAATAATTCCATTAGAGCGTTGATCACTCCTCTGGAAGCACTTTTATTTCCCATCTttaattcatcaaaatttagCTTAAATTTTTCATCTATTGGAGGAATCCATCGAATCCATTTTTCAACCACTCGAAGGACACTACGTCCTTCATTCTGAATAAAAGAATCAATCAAACAACCTTGCAGATTTTGGAAGTTAATCATAGCTTTCTCATTAACAAGAAAGAAGTTGGGATGGTTCTTCCTAAATACCACCTGATTTCTATAAATTCATATGTTGGACATGATAATGGCAATTTTTTCCACAGGATAATATTCTAAggattgaaaaatatatataaatatatagttataattttttGCTAATGTTCTCTATTTTCAACCTTCTACAGCCACAGAAGTTGAACCAGTGGTAACAATCCAGATGTCCAGCTCCATTGCCACTCAACATGGGGCTAGTCCTGTAGAGTTGGTCATTCTTCAAATCTTGATTGTTACTTAACCTTCCTCTCTATCACAAGTGTTGTCTTCAACACTATGTTCAGTAGttaagttactatttttggtttttaatccCCACTAGGCCACTATTAAAAAGGTaattctagtttttattttttattttttgataggtaataaaaaaatttatggtagGATAGTTATTCATTAGTTCATTACTTAAACGTCATGTAAACTTTGTACATAACAGATGCATAAATCATCTATTGCAGACATAagtacaaaatatatttttcacatCTAGATTTCAAATGCTGATCACTCTAGGACCGTGGACGAGAGGGTGATCGGCAGCTTCATGCTTATAGCTGTATTTTGGGACTACATTCAGCATTTGCATTTTTTGGTACTTAAGTGTTTGCGCTTGGTTTATTTGCATggatttattaatatatttcatgtttataGCTGGCTGCCATTGTATACAtcgtgtgtactttggtgcgccCTTTTTGGCACTTTTTAATACAAATCTcatttagtaataaaaaaaaatatatttcatgcTTATAGTTGTCTTTTGGTATCATGTCTTGCAGttaattcttaaatattaagTAGCATTTGCAAGAGCAGCTGTTTTTTTGGAAAGCAAACCAAGCAATCTATTAAAAGAGCGCCAAGAAAAGGGGATGCACCTTATGTATACAGGATGTAGACACAAGAAAGGATGTATATCGGGTATGTAGTATGAAATAATTGTAATTCCATGCTTTGTAATGTTCTTCGTCATTTTGTTACTTTCTATAAATGTTTTGCAACTTATGGAACAAGAAAACTCATCGCTACCTCAAGATAATTCATGGAAGAGAATAGAGATGAGAGCAAGGGGTGAAGGTGGTGGATTAAGGGGAGGAAGAAGTAGGTTCGTGGTGGAGGCTAAATCTTTCGAAGTATTGATTGAGGAGTTGGGAGGCAAGCTGAAAGGTTGCATTTGGGAGAGAAGCAAAGGGGCCTCCTCATGGATTAGATTCGGGGAGGTTAGCTTAAGACGGTTTCTAGATGGAGTGGAAGTCTGCTGTAGAGAGGCAAACATTAGTGAATGGGCTATTGGCTGGGAGGAGGAGAATAGAAGGTATAGGATGGAGCGCCGATCGAACGGGGCAGGCAGGTTCATCTTCTGCTCAGTCCGCGACATTGATTCAAAGAAGCATAGCATTATTGTTCCAGAGGGAAAGGGTCAGTCTCTTGGTTGGAACTCTTTGGCCGAGAGGCTGAGAGCTCTTGGTGTGATCCCCTTAGGTGGCTTGCAGGGTCATAAAGGGCCAGAGGACTTGCTGAGGGTGAAAGGGGGCTCGAAGGTTCAATGGAGGGAGAAAGGGGCGGAGCTGAAATCATATGCTGATGCTGTTAGGAAAAGCCTGGGAAGGGCAGGCCAGTCTATTTGGATAGAGGTGGGGGAAGGAGAAGTGCGTGGAGGAATAGAACAAATGAGGCAGTGTCTGGTAGGTTGGTGGGGTCATAGATCATCTGTTTGCCCCGAGATGGAGTTCGTTAGTAGCTGGGCACCAAAATATTGGGCTTTGAAGGGGAATCTGAGGGTGGCCATGCTAGGCAGAGGATTAATGCTTTTTGACTTTGAGTCCCCAGATGAGGCTGAGCGTGTTTTAGACAGAGGTCTAAGAATCTTCAAGGAGAATGTCCTAGTATTGGAGAGATGGAACCCTGAGGTGGGGTGTCTTCGCAAGGAACCATCGTCAAAAGATGTTTGGGTAAGGGTGATGGGTCTTCCTCTTCATTTAAGAAGCTCGGAGGTGCTTaaaagaattggagatgaaTGTGGAGGATTCATATCCGAGGATAAATCTTCTTTGCATGAGATGCAATGGGCTAGGCTTCTGGTGAGGTGCGTGGACAGGGAGTTGCCCAGCACTGTCCATATTGTTGTGGGGTCGGGTTGTTTCTCCCTTCAGCTTTGGTGGGAGTCTTCTCCCTGGTTCACGAAGGTGGTGCCGGCGGGAAGATTCAGCGGGGAAGGTAGCTCAAGGGAAGGAGAAGAGGCTGGTGGGACTGTTGGTGACCTCAGGTGTGGAAGTCAAAGGGAGAAGGTGGAGCAGTTGAGGCCTCAGAAGGGAAAGAGTGCCGTGTCAGCCTGTGGAGGTGATTTTTCCCCATGTCCCGCTGTGCTCTATGAGGCAGGGGATGTAGTGGTGGGCAGAGTAGGGTCAGCTGATGGACAGGTTAGAGAGGGAGACGGCTGCTGTTTGAATAAGCTGGATAGCCCAGCGTGTGGGCCTAACTTCGGGCCAGAAGGGCCAGCCCATGGAGAGCTGCTGGGTCTCCCTCATCTAAGCGGGCTAAGGCAGGGGTCTTTTAAAGAAGCCCAGGAGAAGTTGGGCTGTGTCTTAAGGCCCAAAGGCTATTGCGGGGAGAAGGGAGAGGGTGTTGGGCCTGTAGGGCCTGTTACAGCGGAAGGTTGTTTTTTACTTGGGGAAGGCTTCGGGAGCCCTCGAGCTAGGGCACAATCACCAGACGAGGAGAAAGGCTCTGGTGATGCCGTCTCTCTTCGTGGGGAAGCATCTCCGGGCTCTCGTCCTTCGGCTCAGATGTGCAGCTCGGAGAGTCAGATTTTTATAGTGGAGGATCCCATCGTCGACATTCTGAGAGCTGCGTCGCAGTCGGAAGCCCTTGCGGTGCCGAAAATGGATCAAGTACTGCGTGAAGAAGCTTCCAGGTATGTCAGATTACCTTCGTCTTCTGTGGGGGGTCGGGAAATCTCTCCTTCTACTCCTTTCTCTGGGTTCGATCGGGCGGGGACGAATGAGGGGGAAGCGTCGGGCTTGATTTCGGAGAGTGAGGGAGAGGAGCAGCTCCCCTTAGCATTATTCTGGCAGATGGGTGCAATGGGGAGATGGGCCTTGAGGGAGAAAGACATTCGGGTGACGAAGGAAGGGGGGATGAGCTCGAGGTACTATTTCAAGAATCGGGAGGAAGAGGATGTCGATGGGATGATAGTTGCCTGGCGAGATTTAGCAAGTTCCTGGGCTTTTCGACGGAAGGATTTGAAGGAGAAATTCTGAACTTGCTCCTAAGGAATAAGAGAAGGAGGGAGCAGAACATTAAGAAAGACATTTCGGGGTCTACAAAGTTTGATCGTGAGTTGAAGAAATTAGAGTGGTCCATCAACTATAAAGGGGCGAGGAAGGAGAAAGCTCTGAGCAGAGATGGTGGGGACAGAACCTCGAACCTTAAATGAAGATAAAGATCATATCttggaatgtaagaggggcCAACGATAGGGATAAAAGGAAAGTTATTAAGGCTTTGATCAGGTCTCAAAGAGCAGATTTGGTGTGTCTTCAGGAGACCAAAATTGAAGACATGTCCAGAGGAATTGTTCACAGTCTGGGAGTGGGGAGATGCTTGGGCTGGGGTGCTTTGAGTGCAAGGGGGGCAGCCGGTGGGGTAGTAGTGTTTTGGGATAACAGGGTTATGGAGTTAATGGGTATGGAGGTGGGTCTTTTCTCAGTCTCCTGTCGCtttaaaaattgtgaagatGGCTTCTTGTGGACCTTCACGGGAGTATATGGACCCACCATGAAACGGTATAGAGAGCTGTTTTGGGAAGAGCTAGGAGCCATTCGAGGGCTGTGGTCTGACCCTTGGTGTATTGGTGGGGATTTTAACGTGGTCAGATTTCCTAATGAGCGTAGTAGAGAAGGCAGTTTGACCGGGTCTATGAGAAGATTTTCGGAGGTGATTGAGGAGTTGGCTCTAAAAGATTTGCCTCTCCATGGGGGGCTATTCACGTGGAGTGGAGGGCTGAATGGTCAGTCAAGGTCCAGATTGGACCGTTTTCTGATTTCAGAGGATTGGGAGAATCACTTCAGTGGGGCGTTTCAGTGTTCTCTCCCAAGACCGGTTTCCGATCACTTCCCAGTCCTGTTAGACGGGGGTGGGACGAGGAGAGGTCCAATTCCATTTCGGttcgagaatatgtggctgaaggagGAGGGGTTTAAGGAGTTACTGAAGGGCTGGTGGCAAGGATTTAATTATAGTGGATCCTATAGCTTCATTTTGACAGAGAAATTGAAGGCCCTGAAAATTAAGCTGAAGGAATGGAATTTGGAAGTCTTTGGCAAAGTGGGGGTGAACAAAGGGCTGGCTCTGGATAAAGTATCCTACTGGGATAATCAGGAGCATCTCAGAATTTTAAATGAGCAGGAGCTAGAGGCGAGAAAGGAGGCTAGGGAGGAATTCAAGAAATGGGTTTTaatggaggagacttcatggagacaaaaatcGAGAGAAATTTGGCTGAAGGAAGGCGATAAGAACACGGGATTCTTCCATAAGATGGCAAATTCGAATAGAAGGAGGAACTGcttgaagaagataaaaataaatggcaCCTGGATCTCAGAAGAGCACGACATACAAAGGGGAGTGGTGAGGGCCTTCAAGGATCTTTTATCAGATCCTGGAGGATGGCGTCCTTGCTGCAACAATATTGAGTTTGACAGCATTGGGGATGAAGAGGCAGCCAGGCTGGAGGAGAGCTTTTCTGGAGATGAGGTGTTTTTGGCTCTCTCAGACCTGAATGGGGACAAGGCCCCTGGTCCGGACGGCTTCTCTCTAGCTTTTTGGCAATTCAGTTGGGATTTTGTCAAAGATGAGGTCTTGGGTTTCTTCAAGGAGTTTTATGAGAGGGGAAAATTTGTAAGAAGCTTGAATACCACTTTCTTAGTCTTAATCCCAAAGAAGAGTGGGGCCGAAGACTTGAGTGATTTCAGACCTATCAGTTTGGTGGGGGGTCTCTACAAGCTGCTCGCTAAGGTCTTAGCCAATAGATTGAAAAAGGTTGTGGGTAAAGTGGTGTCCTCCTCCCAAAACGCCTTTGTTGAAGGTAGGCAAATTCTTGATGCCTCATTAGTTGCTAATGAGGTCATAGATTCCGTgctgaaaagaaaggaaagtgggATATTGTGTAAATTGGACttagagaaggcctatgatcggATTAATTGAGATTTTCTGATTTCGGTAATGCAaagaatgggttttggggagaaatggattggGTGGATTAGTTGGTGCATATCCACTGCCTCGTTTTCGATTCTGGTCAATGGCTCTCCCTCCGGTTTTTTCCGGAGTTCTAGGgggttaaggcaaggagatCCTCTCTCTCCTTACCTTTTCGTCTTAGGAATGGAGGCCTTAAGTAGTCTCATCAATAGAGCAGTGAGAGGGGGCTTTCTCTCAGGCTGCAGGGTAGGGGGAAGGGAAGGCGGCGGAATCCAAGTTACGCACCTGCTGTTTGCCGATGATACTTTGGTCTTCTGTGATGACTCTCAAGAGCAGTTGGCCTTTCTTAGTTGGttattaatgtggtttgaagccaccTCCGGACTGCGCATTAATTTGAACAAAAGTGAGATATTGCCGGTGGGTTGCGTGGAGAATGCTGAGTTGCTGGCAGCTGAGCTGGGCTGCAAGGTGGGATCTCTCCCTTCCACCTATTTGGGACTCCCTTTGGGAGCTTCACATAAGTCGGTGAAGGTTTGGGACGGAGTGGAAGAGCGGATGAGGAAGAAACTTgccttgtggaagaggcaattcATTTCTAAGGGAGGAAGACTCACCCTTATCCGGAGTACTTTGGCGGGCATGCCAACTTACCTTATGTCAATATTGCGCATGCCAAGAGTGGTTAAGCTAagacttgagaaaattcaaagggattttctctGGGGAGGGGGAGCGTTGGTGAAGAGGCCCCATCTTGTTAAGTGGGCTGTTGTTTGTACTCATAAAAAGATGGGTGGATTGGGGATTAGAAATCTATCCAATCTTAATAGAGCCCTtttgtgcaaatggagttggcgttATGCGGTTGAAGGAGATTCTTATTGGAAGATTATTATTAGTACGAAGTATGGGGTggaaagaggagggtggagc includes the following:
- the LOC117911350 gene encoding RNA-binding protein 39, with product MDFDEYDYLEKTVENPESQKVKETVNGGDETVKSGEKERSRSSKHKSEDNDDDLDRRSKRSKSGDDSRDHDRRKERGSSHPRSSSRDGERDRHRSSREHRERDRDRDRDREERNGKERDREKDRNRERDRDRDRRERDRESERERERERERERSRRSRSRSEKHLSERDEKDRERSRERENKEREREREIRERDRETRRHKDKKEEVAEPEADPERDQRTVFAYQICLKADERDVYEFFSRAGKVRDVRLIMDRNSRRSKGVGYIEFYDAMSVPMAIALSGQPLLGQPVMVKPSEAEKNLVQSTTAAAGGPGGLIGPYSGGARRLYVGNLHFNITEDQLRQVFEPFGTVELVQLPTDLETGHCKGFGFVQFARLEDARAAQSLNGQLDIAGRTIKVSVVTDQAGLQDIGANAGDFDDDEGGGLSLNARSRAILMQKLDRSGTTPGIAGSLGSPVLNNPGLPLSTAPILGAAPVVSPLVAPLVQAPVPGLAGLPGAGLQVPAVTVPSIDTIGVPSECLMLKNMFDPKLETEPDFDLDIKEDVQDECSKFGTVKHIYVDKNSAGFVFLRFDNTQAAISAQRALHGRWFAGKMITATFMLPQNYEAKFPDSR